TAATCGCTGGCCGCTTGACCCGCATAGTCCACCTCTATTGGGGGCGCAACCACCGGTCGAACCCTGCCGTACACCCGCCGCAGCAATTTCAAGGTTGGAATGATCCCCGGTAACAAAGGGCATCTCCAGAGCGAGCACCAGTATTTATCCTATACTCAATCGCACCAGGTCCACTCCCGAAACAGGGCCGCTTGTCCGTAAAACCGACCCTGATCATCCATCACATTCCATAGGACAGCGTTGCGGAATTGGAAGCGTCGTCCCCGGCGGGTGATCCGAATGCCCCCATACCCCTGCGCCCAACCTTGGGTTTTGACCTGGTAGAGCAATTGTGCCCGCTCTGGTTGCAATTCAGGGGCAGCCGAGAGTCGCGACGGTAGGCCAATCCATTGCTCCCAAGTGGTCTCCCACAAATCTAAGGCCCGCCGGTTGCCGTAGTTGAAGCAGGGGTCCGGTTGAGCATCGTGGGAAACCAGCACAAAGGGCGCCTCAAACAAACACTGAGCCAACTCAACAAGATGACTATCGGTGTCCAGCAATTTTTGCCCCATCCAGTGATGAAAACTATAGGCCAGCAAGTGACTATGCCATTGCACAGCTGGATCCTGCCAGGGATATATCCCACTCATGCCCGGGTTAACTCGTCTAATCGCGCC
This genomic window from Gloeomargarita sp. SRBZ-1_bins_9 contains:
- a CDS encoding MEKHLA domain-containing protein: MSGIYPWQDPAVQWHSHLLAYSFHHWMGQKLLDTDSHLVELAQCLFEAPFVLVSHDAQPDPCFNYGNRRALDLWETTWEQWIGLPSRLSAAPELQPERAQLLYQVKTQGWAQGYGGIRITRRGRRFQFRNAVLWNVMDDQGRFYGQAALFREWTWCD